CGGAACGCGACCGCCCGCCCACGGGAGGACCCTGTGTCGACAGACCACGGCGCCAGCGAGGCCGTCCTGCGCGTCATCCGGAACCGGCGCAGCATCACGCGCATGAAGCCGGAGCCGGTCCCGCGCGCCCTGATCGAGAAGTGGCTCGACGCCGCGGTGTGGGTGGCCAACCACCGCGTCACGGAGCCGTGGACGTTCTACGTGCTGGAGGACGACGCGAAGCGCCGGTTCGCGGAGTTTCGGCGCGAGTTCCAGCGCTCGCGCCTGCCGAACCCCGAGGCCCCGGAGGCGCAGCCGGCACTCGACAAGAGTTACGCGTCCGCGGCCGACACGCCGGCGATCATCCTCTTCGCCTGCCGGCCGTCCGACGACCCGGAGCTCGGCGAGGAAGACGTGTGGGCCACGTACAGCGCCGCCTACGCGGTCATGCTGGCGGCGTGGAGCGACGGCGTGGGCACCTACTTCCGCTCGGGCGGCCTTCGCGAGTATGCCCCGCTGAGGGAGTTTCTCGGGCTCGCACCGGACCAACGCATCATCGGCATGCTCTACGCCGGCTATCCGGCGGAGGTCCCGCAGCGGCGGCGCACCCCCGCGCCGACCAAAACCGTGTGGCTGGCCGCCCGCCACGGCCGGAACGGAGAGGCACGCTGATGTCGGCTGTGATCGCACCCGCGCAGGCGATCGAGACGCTGGATACCCCGGCGCTGATCGTGGATCTGGATCGGATGGAGGGCAACATCGCACGGTGGGCGGCGTACGCCAGGGACGCGGGGGTACGGCTTCGTCCCCACGGCAAAACGCACAAGTGCGTGGAGATCGCGAAGCGCCAACTGGCGGCCGGGGCGACCGGGTTGTCGCTGGCGAAGATCGGCGAGGCCGAGGTCATGGCCCGCGCCGGCATCGCGGACATCTTCCTCGCCTACGAGGTCATCGGCGGACCGAAGCTGCCCCGGCTGCTCGCCCTCGCCCGCGAGATCAGGGTTCGCGTGGGCGTCGACTCGGTCGACGGCGCCGAACCGCTCGCGCGCGCCGCCGCAAACGCCGGGGTTACGCTGGACGTGATGTTGGAAGTGGACTCGGGCCTGGGGCGATGCGGCACCGCG
The nucleotide sequence above comes from bacterium. Encoded proteins:
- a CDS encoding nitroreductase — encoded protein: MSTDHGASEAVLRVIRNRRSITRMKPEPVPRALIEKWLDAAVWVANHRVTEPWTFYVLEDDAKRRFAEFRREFQRSRLPNPEAPEAQPALDKSYASAADTPAIILFACRPSDDPELGEEDVWATYSAAYAVMLAAWSDGVGTYFRSGGLREYAPLREFLGLAPDQRIIGMLYAGYPAEVPQRRRTPAPTKTVWLAARHGRNGEAR